DNA sequence from the Xyrauchen texanus isolate HMW12.3.18 chromosome 35, RBS_HiC_50CHRs, whole genome shotgun sequence genome:
TCTTATCATCCACGCGCGAGACTGTGTTTTGCTTCACTCGTGGACAGGCGTGATCCGGTAAGTGTTCAATACGTTTTAGCATGTCAAGTGTCTTTAAGTAGatctttaaataaagtaatattatctgtttgaGCATGCAACGATTTGTTATGCATGTTcgctatgttttattttatttgtatttatttatttgctgacTCTGTGTATCGCTTTCCGTGTCATAACTCTGATTTGAAGCGGTTTTAGTTTTACGTAGTGATGTCCGATTCTTTTTAATTGTTCGAAGGAACCGATTCGCAAAGCGTTGGTAGATCACTCAAGACTTAGGGATGAATATGTTGAGGAAAAACTGTGAGATGGGAACAATGTCGTTAAAAAAAACGGGAATCATTAATATTATATTAGGCCTAATAGTAAACCTAGCATATTAACactgtttttaatgtttaattataggCTACTGTTATCAATAGGCTAATTCTGGAGCAATAAACAACATTGACTGATCTATAATACATCCTCTTGAAAATATTTGGACGAACCGCAAAATGAAACTTAAAATGCTGCTCAGGTACTTCTGAGAACACTTTTGAGTGATGGCACGTTTGTGAATCTTTTTACACGAACCGATTTAATTAAACGAACCGATTCGCTAAATGAATCGGACTTCTTAAACGTGTGAACGGTCGCATATATTGTTGCGTAGAAACAGCGCCGTCTGCTGGCCATCTAATGTAGAGTTAAAACAGTCAGGCTTGGTAGGGATACTTGCACCACAGACGTGCACAAAACGGGGGCAGCTGGGTTTATTTGTAAATCGTGGgcatattaaagaaaattaagcggaGATGCCTTTAAGAGTGCGCGCTACAGCAGATCTGGGGCAGATACCaatcgcaagtgatcctccctatgtcCTACCCACTCCGaagtgcagagcccttgaagggggtactctgaaggaaacatggcattactgtatgaatgtaccgaATAACACgacagctgtgtttttcaaaaataaattgaaatgtgactcttcggaccaaaaaactcagttccactgttctactttccatctaagatgagaccgagtccagagaagtcggcagcgcttctggacagtgttgatgtacggcttctgctttgctttgtaaagtcttaacttgcatctgtggatgcagcggtgagtgccgttgactaacaaaggtttactaaagttatcccaagcccagattccttgaatcttttaactatattgtccactgtagagggtgaaatgcccaaaatccttccaatttgtctttggggaacattgttttcaaagtgctggattattctTGAACGACTagactgtttttggaggctctatatatactatgacacgattgcctcacctgtttaacatctccatgcagatacgggtcaggagcttatgcatttaatgttcacatcaaccatcataatggggaaaaatattgaTCTcagttggcatgattgttggtgccagatgggctggtttgagtcttTGAGTCACCAAGAGAAATtcattgtatgtgtaagcatacttggcaataaagctcattctgatgcTGATTCTTCTCAAAGGCCGAAAATCTTCCACAATTCTTAACAGAAATGATCACAATGTGACGACTGAgttgacatgttgaagctgtgaccgCAGAGACTTAAACATGGTgtgtttaaaacataaaaaaacaattacatttaccagaccacgtgtcctactgttgcatccatcatgagcaggaagtgggaaaggtGACGTCTTGCTGAGGATGAGTTAAGTTACGTGTACCTGTTGGGCTGGCGAAACAGTGCCGAATGGGGCCAAATGGCCGaacagttgttagggtgttctggatggttgcttactggtccaaGTCTGTATGATATtgtggtccctagatatggcttctCCTAAAATGCCAGTCTAAGTGTACAtatatgtaactgtaatctgtctCGTTCATTCTCAGGTAGCTGATTGGCTCAGGCCTAGCCAAGTGTGTCAAAGGACTCGGACATACCTGAAAATCACTCATTCTCTTGTGAGACACACCTAAGAGGGAGACAGGTATAGAGAGAGATGTACACAGCGGTCCTGCTCTCTTCCCTGTTTCTCCTGCATGTGACCTGTACGCCTCAGTTTCACAGTCACCATGGGTAATGGCTCACACAACACTATAATATTCCCATAATAtctgtacaggctgtaattcaGTGATGAGGAATAcacattttataaactgtaccccccaaccTAAATCCCAAACCTGAACCGTACCATCAGTGGACTAAAAAGGTAATGTAAGAGGGGAAAATGTAACCTCCGAATCGTGTTCATCCCTCACTATACAAATgccattacttcctgttttcaaCACGAGAtctgaacccgggtctcccacacAGCTTCTCTCCCACAATGCACTTCCGGTTGCACCACAAGGCAAGATAAACATACTGGTGCCGAAGTAAAATTGGGTacaatcctagggtactggaactctcgtaaaggacatgccgacttcccgtgtgttcatgttgccacacacacacacccaaacactactcttaaaggaatagttcaaccaaaaatgacatcCAAGATATGTaggactttccttcttcagcagaacacaaatgaagatttttagaagactatttcagctctgttggtcctcacaatgcaagtgaatggtgaccagaactcggaaggaccaaaaatcacataaaggtaacataaaggtaatccatatgactccagtgtttaaatccatgtcttcaggagcaAAATAATAGATATTGGTGAGAACCAGaaccatatttaagtcctttgttacttaaatctccactttaactttcagatgtgcAAGTGAAACTAaataggcaccacatgtgactttcagatttaaaagtgaaagtggagatttagagtaaaaaataatttactttttgatctgtttctcacccactcctcttggattgcttctgaagacatggattaaactactggagtcgtatggattacttcgatgtttcctttatatgattttgGAGCTACTTTtgttgtctttgtttgtgttctgctgaagaaagcaagtcatacacatctggcatggcatgagagtgtaaatgatgagagaattttcctttttgggtgaactgtccctttaaaaacagAACTCACATGCACTGTAAAAGTGAAATAAGCATTTCAGAAATGTGCACCCTTTACAAACAGATAAAAATCATACTAAAGTTATAACTATTACAGAACAGGAAGCTTTAGACTAAGGACAGACATGATGCACATAGAAATTCTCACATACACCCTTCCATATGTGCGTTTCAGGAGGAGAGTGTGTATTGGAGATGCATTGAGTCATCGTGTGTCTTATAGCACAGAGTCATTTCTGCAACCTGTACACAAACCGTACATCACCATGTGCCAGAATCACCGTCTGTGTAGCACTTACAAGTAAGAACACAAGCACATGAAAATacatacatgtactgtatatccgTGCGGTATATTGTTGAGTCTAATCTGGTTTCCTTTCACTGTACTGTGTGTTACAGAACAATATACAGGGTTACTTATAGGCAGGTGAGCAGAATAGTTCCTAATGTACAGATTTACCCAGAGTGCTGTCCGGGATGGAGACGCATGCATTCGCACAACTGTAACAAAGGTAACATGTTGTCAATTCAAaactgtttgcttgtttgtttgtttgtatgcattaAGAATGTTCTTTTAcatgtatatgtaaatgtatttatatttgctTATATGCACTGATGATGGATGACCTGTCTGTAtatgtaactctctctctctctcgctctctctctctctctctctttctctctgtcgctCTGTAGCAGTGTGTGAGCAGTCTTGTGTAAATGGAGGGACGTGTGTAAGGCCTAATCATTGTGTATGTCCAAAAGGATGGACAGGGCGATACTGCCATATAggtactcacacacccacacacgcacgcgcacacacagacacacacaaaaatgcatgcacacacacacacacacatacacacaccatccatctgttcatctacacacgcacgcacgcacacacaaatgcatgcacacacacacacatcctccatctgttcatctacacacacacgcatgcacgcacacagacacacacacacacacacacacaaacacacgcgcgcacagacacgcacacacacaaatgcatgcacacacgcacccTCGTCACAATGATTGAAAAGACAAAATGGttgtacttctaaaacatttgtgcacttcagtttttgcagttcaaaacaacaaaactcacactttacatgtactgtatatgctgggctggactgggaagagaaatcggggtTGGGGGAGTGCGGAGACAACATTTTTTGTGGGGTGGGGGGTTGGgattgctgtccttttctgccatgttgtggtccattctgcataacgcggcggcacaatttagcttatcgcggcctatTTGGtctgtttcgcggccgacccaacGGCCTGCTCGGTtgtgatggccagtccacccctgattggccccaaagtgcgtcagcccaccaaGAATtttcccggtatgccagattaccagtccagccctgtgtatatgataaacattcaaatgtattcatattgtgcatatgttgggcaattccaggGAAATTTCAACCACACCATTGAACAATAAAAAGTTTTAACTTAAATTAAAACCCATTTAAATTCTTTATTATATtggtataatggataatgccGTCCAGAAGGCTAGAGGGTGCCACTTGCTCACACAGTGCTAACTGAAGCACTGAAATAgactatttttagaaaaatagccTTTTAATGTTTAGTAAACTTGCAACGTCATACTGCAAATTAAATCTTAATTCAATCGCGCAGCACTGATGGATATAATAccgatgtctcagaagtcaaagtctgttGGTTTCAAATAGTTTGGgatcatcatgtagcctatacgTAAGTGCTGCTTTTCACTTTCCACTTTAACTTGAGAAAAAATATTATGTCTTCTTAAGATTGTACATTTCTTAAAActttaattaattcaaaataaaccGTATATTTTTCAAATCTagttttcatgcttataactgATATGGTCATTGATTGACGATAAATATCGGcagccgatacatcggtgcatcccaatttgaaaccttgactaacattataaatggactaataaaaaaaaacaaatactataacatttttgaaaatggcccctttaagaggaaagcccttaaagggacagttcacccctaAAAAATATATTCTGTGATAATTGatttaccttcatgttgttccaaactttctCTTTTCCATaataaacacaaaaggagttgttaggcagaaagttagcctcagtccccattcactttcattgtataggccatttcaaggactgttcgttGGTATAAGGAAGTGATGATTTCCTAGTTGTCATACTCATTCAACTACATTGGGAGGTGCTTCATTCAAAGTGACTTTAACACAATTAACAGTACTAACGTTAGCActtttgtcataaaatgtcattattaaaatgtggatcATGTTGTTTGGTGGCTGGATTctccctggatgcctggaactaatgGAAATGAAAGTGCTTAGATCTCCAAAAAAGCAACCCCAAATGGACGTATGAACCGCTGCAATGAAGCGAGATGGCTGGATACGTGCAGTACTGACAACTGTAGCACATGtcttatctctggtaggtgaacgACATTTATGCCAAATAATTGTGTGTTTGATAGGTAGAGCTCTTAACGTCACTATagatcgctcccattataatgaatgaagctgaaaTGGTCTATAGTAAAAaggtgcaatggaagtgaatggtgactgaggctaacagtctccctaacatctccttttgtgttccacactgGAAGAAAAGGCCtatagggtttggaacaacatgattgtgaataaatattgacagaattttcatttttgggtgaactgtcttttAAAACACTGTGCACTCTCGTCTTTCTCTCTCAGATTTAGATGAGTGCAAGAAAGGTCATCGCTGCTCAAAGAAATGTGTGAATACGGTGGGGAGTTTTcggtgtgtgtgtgaggatggATTCAGTCTGGCTGAAGACAAACTGACGTGTTTGAGAGTTCCTCCTCCAACTAACGCACCTGCCAGTCCTCCCAAATTAGATCATCACTCATCCAGTAGAGAAGATGGTAAGACATCTTTATAAGAAATTATGACAATTCTTCTCAGGGTTCCTCTCTCTgttgaaaacatttgttttttatccCAGGTCACGTCCATATCTGGTTATGTCTTTGTGAGTGTATTTCCCATCTAGCACCCCCTAGGCGGAACCCTGACCAGCCTCACGGTTCATTATTACTTTTGGTACGCGCTATGCCACTCTCAACTCGTACCGTGAGTAATAGTGCACTGTGACTGGTAACCACAGCAACTACAGTCGGACCACGGAAGAAAAAATATCTGtctacaatttaaaaataatagtaaGAACAGAACCTCCTCTGCCCCTAGATAGTCATGCTCACCGTTTCCTAGCAACAGGCTAAAATACTGTAATCTCATTTGGATTGGGGTTAGCTGGAACTCAAACACACATTCCAGCTCTGAAAGTAAGTGGTTTAGCTTACTAGAATATGCCAAAAATGAACAGTGTGATTTTAGATCTGAGCAGcaatatcttaaaggaatattctgggttcatttcaagttaagctcaatctacagcacatgtggcataatgttaaatacagcaaaaacaaaaatctgggttacatcgagacacttacaatggaagtgaatggaggccagtcTGTAAACCCCCCAAtattcaaaacaagcaagtacccccattatttataccataatggaaacatgtaaatgcttcatacTCAACAGATCATTTaatataccatgttgaaaatgcccattttaggGTGGGAATTAAAATgagctattttgtgtgtgtgtgtctttaaatgcaaatgagctggtgctccccaccccgtatccagaatagggcggagttttgacgcCTCCACCTCGGATAACTAGACAGCATAAGCAATATGgctgacagcgaaaatagtggtgttcagccctatatgtttgaaccggagtcagacactgatgaaggagagactccgtcagaagtaacaactttgagaatgaaccaggaagtttccgaatggttattttatcaatttatttatttgttgtagagttatttcagcagttttgcaatgatgaatgagcaacacacacacacacacacacacacacacacacacacacacacaaatactgtatcgctatgcgctataacgaaacaacacacaaacatacatatctgtcggcagtgtccgtcaacagacatgggtggggcctgtacaaagtgacgtcactttgtacataATCTGCGAACGGCTTCTTCTGAGACAgtgtttatgattaatggggattaataaaaaaggactgggtggatttttatcattatagggtggttgtgtacacacactgctttTTTGCAAACTGTTtgttatgttcaaacaccatgtaaaagtgaattttgcataacagGTCCCATTTAAGGCCACCTAAAATAAAGTGGGTCCAAAATATTGATACTcagattaattaattttaaagatCCTTATTTATGTTATTATAGTCCCAAGATTAATATTTTACTTTAACGTTTTAAAGTTTACTCAATTTTTGGCtgtgttgattattatatctgttaaataaaatGCAACTGAACTGGAAAGTCTGGACCCTTTTGGgaattttacaataaatatatttataattataaattatattaaattatattgtataatataattattataaaaatccacccagtcctttttttttataaaaaatatatacaatataatttaataaataattatacaatatttataaaatatatacaatatatatattatacaccataatattatacaatatattatattgtatataattttacaataaatatttatataatataatttagattaattcattttaaagatCCTTatttctgtaatatatatatatatatatatatatatatatatatatatatatatatatatatatatatataggggggTTGAGTGTATACAATGACAActgggatggagaggtttggcgacattggtgtgcgcacatgttaagtttgtacatttgtacagagatgatttcacctctaaagaactaaattgtgccaaaaaattactaaaacagcaattgcgagtggggtggccaatgagGTGGcaaggcttcggtccatggtggccacggccacccttggccaccccctagctccgccactggtcTGTAGTTGTAACTTTGAACATAACAACTAAATTTAATTAACAAATGGGCTGTTGAGTTTATAGGGCCCAAACTCCCTGAAACCATCAATCTGAAACTACATTAGTGCAAACAGACAGAAGAGCGGGAAGGTGAGTGTTTGGTTTAATACAATGGTGGTGATTTATTATATACGACATAACAGGGACTGTAGAGAGGCCATGTGGGACAATTTGTAGCTGATGTTTCTCTTTTCGTCTTGGCTCGATGCTGCATTCCAGATCTATCAAACTCAGACTGCTGGGGGTCACTGTTTTCCTTAGACACaaatcacatgcacatacacacacacacacacatacacacacatacaaaacatatcTTGCTCTCTCCCACATGTCTTCATAACACCAAACATCTGGGACAGATTGACTAAGCTCAAATGTGCGTGCATGTCTGTGGTAGTAGCCAAGTCAAACCTTACTTACTCCAAGGGGCGGGACTGACTTAGTTAAGCTCTAATATGATTGGTTATTAATCACCTCCTTTTAATGATCCAACCAATCTTTAATGTCTAATATtccttactgaaatgtaatgatGACATTTTAACACTTCTTGTAAACATGAGCATGTTAGTAATTATATGTATTCTTTTTGGGcttaaaaaatgattttatttggCATTCTACTCTAATACACTATCATAGCAatttgagttgtgtgtgtgtgaataaaaacATTATCATTCATTCACTTGTTTTTataattcattattatatttatcatTTGTGTTTTTAGGGCCTGCATGTTGTGTACCGCATTAAGGTTTCTGCAttatgagtgaatgtgtgagtcaAACATGTGTGTGGcctttcttttaattatttattctgttTGGTTTTGAAGGTGGAGGTTTGGGATTGGTGGAGAACGTAACAGAGGAGGTTCGGATCCTAAAGAATAGAGTCGAGCTACTAGAACAGGTCAGAAACATAAACACCCTCAGGTCAGAAACTACTTCACCACTGAAACCTAGCGTGTTTGCCAGGAGAGGTAATGGGTTCAAAGCTTTGCTAATGATTTCATAAAAAGCAGTAGTCAGCGTTACACACATCACAGATTCTGAAACATAAAAACAGACATACGCGGGTGAATATTTAACCTTTAAAAGTCACTTTGTAGCACACATAAAACATTAATTTGCGTCACAAATTTCAAATATTCAAAACTGCATAATAGAATACTAGTGTACTGCTTACTACATACCAAGTATGTACTATATGATctactatttattttaaataggcTGTGAAACAGTGTTCAGTAAATGTGTCAAGTAGTACACCACATTATTG
Encoded proteins:
- the LOC127629069 gene encoding epidermal growth factor-like protein 7 isoform X2, which translates into the protein MYTAVLLSSLFLLHVTCTPQFHSHHGRRVCIGDALSHRVSYSTESFLQPVHKPYITMCQNHRLCSTYKTIYRVTYRQVSRIVPNVQIYPECCPGWRRMHSHNCNKAVCEQSCVNGGTCVRPNHCVCPKGWTGRYCHIDLDECKKGHRCSKKCVNTVGSFRCVCEDGFSLAEDKLTCLRVPPPTNAPASPPKLDHHSSSREDGGGLGLVENVTEEVRILKNRVELLEQKLEKVLAPFTTLFPIDGVVGDKNSFLSHSLQQLDLIDSLSEQVGFLEERIGTCACQEN
- the LOC127629069 gene encoding epidermal growth factor-like protein 7 isoform X1 encodes the protein MYTAVLLSSLFLLHVTCTPQFHSHHGRRVCIGDALSHRVSYSTESFLQPVHKPYITMCQNHRLCSTYKTIYRVTYRQVSRIVPNVQIYPECCPGWRRMHSHNCNKAVCEQSCVNGGTCVRPNHCVCPKGWTGRYCHIDLDECKKGHRCSKKCVNTVGSFRCVCEDGFSLAEDKLTCLRVPPPTNAPASPPKLDHHSSSREDGGGLGLVENVTEEVRILKNRVELLEQKLEKVLAPFTTLFPIDGVVGDKNSFLSHSLQQLDLIDSLSEQVGFLEERIGTCKHPFVLFVQWQFYCNNKNTFFAIGACQEN